Below is a window of Myxococcaceae bacterium JPH2 DNA.
GCTGCCCCGTCAGGACGACATCGGCGCCGAGGCCGCCCAGGCCATCGTGGAGGCCAACGTCACCACCGACGCCCCCGTGGTGCAGGCGGCTCGCGAGCTCTTGAAGGCAACGACCGAGGAGAATCCCCCGGTCCCTACCCGCCCCTCGACCTGAGCGCCGCCCAGGGGACCTAAACCAAGGATAGTAATTCTCGTCCGGCCTCAGGCGGTGCGCCTGAGATCGGTGCGGCGCAGGAATGGACTGGCGAAGCGCTGGGCGGAGCGAGCGGCGAGGTAGGCATGCACCCGGGCCATGAGTCGAGCCATGGTGCGGCAGCGGTGATTTCGGGTGACATTGGCATGCAAGTCGAGCCACACACGCTCGATGCGATTGCCCTGGGGGCAGTAGGGCGGCAGGAAGTGGAGGACGAATCGCTCGCCGAGCTGCGCGAGCACCTTGCGCGTCTTCCTGCTGGAGTGGACGGCGGCGTTGTCGAGGACGAGGTGGATGTGGCGTGCGCGCCGATAGTCACTCGCCAGACGCCAGAGAAGCTGAATGAAGAGTGCGCTGGCTTTGCTCCGTCCCTCCACCCACGTCAGCTTTCCCGTGCGGACATTGAGAGCGCCCGCGAGGTAGCGCTTCTGGTTGTTGCCCGGCGTCACCACCACGCGTCTGTGCCCAGGTAGACACCAGTCGCGTCCCACCTTGGGGTTGAGATGGATGTCGACCTCGTCCACGTGGAGAACAGGCTCCTTGTCAGGGCCATGCACCGCGAGACACCTCAACTCGTGGAGTCGACGGCGTCGCTTCCACCCGGGCCAAGGACACTCGACGATGGGTTTGGCCGCCTTGAGCCGCGCCCCCAGGGAGGCGAGTGCACGTCCCATGGTGGCCACCGACACGCGAACCAGGCCTCGGCGCGCCATCTCCTGGCACAGCAACTCCCGCGTCCACGTCGGACGACACCAGCCCCAATCCTCGGGCGTGCCCGCCAGTACTCGCGCCAACCGCTCGCGGAACGTGCTGTCTACCTTGGGGCGGCCGTTGCTCTCCCTCCTGTCTCGCAGTGCCTGTCGCCCTCCTTCTCGGTAGCGGCGCACCGCGCCCACCACCGTCGAAGTCGCGCACTCCAGGGCCCGGGCGACGGCGTGGCACGAAGCCCCTCGTCCCACGGCCGCTACTGCCATGCATCTGCGGTAGGTGAGTGGGCAGCTGCTCCGGGCGGCCCACCGAAGCAGCGCTTGCCGCCGCTTTCTGTTCAACCACTGCCTACCTTTGCCCTGGGGCAGGGCCTTCTCGCTCTCAGGTCTTCTGCGCACACAGAGCCGAACGAGAGGTGCCCCTGCTCTTTCTTCCCGCTCGTCTCGCGCTTGCCTGCCCCTCAACCTGATCGCGAATCACGACCCTCGGTTTAGAACGACAGGTCCACCAGCTCCGCCGAAGGAATGGGCCGCCCGAGGAAGCGCGCGCCCACGTCCGCGAAGACCTCCGGCACGTCGGTGACGAAGAAGTGGTGCGAGGGCGGCGGGCCGCCCGCGGGCGCCATCAGGTCCTTCGCCGCGAGCAGCTCGACCACCGCCTGCGCGGTGGCCTCCGCCGAGTCCACCAGCGTCACCTGCGGCCCCACGACCTCGGCGATGACGCCCTTGAGCAGCGGGTAGTGGGTGCAGCCCAGCACCAGGGTGTCCACGCCATCGCGGGCGAACTCGGACAGGTACTCGCGCGCGACGAGCATGGGCACGTCCCCCGTCGTCCACCCCTCCTCCACCAGCGGCACGAAGAGCGGACAGGCGCGGGCCTTGACGCGCACCGCGCGGCCCCCTGCCTCCAGCGCCCGCTGGTAGGCCCCCGAGCGGATGGTGCCGGGCGTTCCAATCACGCCCACGCCGCCGCCCGAGGTCCGCGCCAGCGCCGCGCGAGCGCCGGGCTCGATGACGCCCACCACGGGGATGGGGAGCGTCGCGGCCAGGGCCGGCAGGGCCGCGGCGGACGCGGTGTTGCACGCCACGACCAGCAGCTTGATGCCTCGCGCCTGGAGGAACTGCGCGTTCTTCAGCGAGTACTTCGTCACCACCTCGCTGGACTTGGTGCCATAGGGCACCCGCGCGGTGTCCCCCAGATACAGGGTGCTCTCCTGGGGGAGGTGGGCCATCAACGTCTTGAGGACCGTGAGGCCGCCGATGCCGGAGTCGAAGACTCCAATGGGTCCGTGGCTGTCATGCCGCATGCGCGGACTGCCTATCACGTTTGATGCCAGCGTCAGGTGCGGCACGAAAGACACAGCGGGCCGGGCCCCCAGGGTCCCGACCCGCCGCTCACTTCCCAGCTTGTCCCGCGCTCAGTTGGTGCGCGCGACCGGCACCGTCAGCGCGCTGTTCGGGCCCGGGAACTGGTGGGCAATCACGTCGATGGCGGGCAGGTTCGCCGGGGAGCGGTACACGCGGCCGTTGGACCCGGTGGCGATGATGGACACGTAGTAGCTGCCCGGGCGGAGGAACTCGAACACCACCGGCGCCTGGCCACACCCGTAGAACTCACCCGTGAGGCCGTACACCCACTTGCCGGTGAACTTGTCCTGGAAGTTGATGCTCACCTGCGAGACCCCGGCCTGCGAGCACGTCAGCCGCGTGTTGCCGTCATAGAGGTCCCACCGCACCGAGGCCCCGCCAATCTCCCACGTCTCGGCGGTGACGGAGACCGGCGTGCCGTTCTGCGAAACGAACCCACCGCCGTAGTAGTAGACCGGGCGAATCTGCGAATCGAGGGCGACGACC
It encodes the following:
- a CDS encoding IS630 family transposase, with translation MAVAAVGRGASCHAVARALECATSTVVGAVRRYREGGRQALRDRRESNGRPKVDSTFRERLARVLAGTPEDWGWCRPTWTRELLCQEMARRGLVRVSVATMGRALASLGARLKAAKPIVECPWPGWKRRRRLHELRCLAVHGPDKEPVLHVDEVDIHLNPKVGRDWCLPGHRRVVVTPGNNQKRYLAGALNVRTGKLTWVEGRSKASALFIQLLWRLASDYRRARHIHLVLDNAAVHSSRKTRKVLAQLGERFVLHFLPPYCPQGNRIERVWLDLHANVTRNHRCRTMARLMARVHAYLAARSAQRFASPFLRRTDLRRTA
- a CDS encoding glutamate racemase; translated protein: MRHDSHGPIGVFDSGIGGLTVLKTLMAHLPQESTLYLGDTARVPYGTKSSEVVTKYSLKNAQFLQARGIKLLVVACNTASAAALPALAATLPIPVVGVIEPGARAALARTSGGGVGVIGTPGTIRSGAYQRALEAGGRAVRVKARACPLFVPLVEEGWTTGDVPMLVAREYLSEFARDGVDTLVLGCTHYPLLKGVIAEVVGPQVTLVDSAEATAQAVVELLAAKDLMAPAGGPPPSHHFFVTDVPEVFADVGARFLGRPIPSAELVDLSF